From Cellulomonas fimi ATCC 484, a single genomic window includes:
- a CDS encoding helix-turn-helix transcriptional regulator — MGRTTRVTNRIRALRFAADEMTQAELARRIGVTRQTVIAIEQGRYSPTLEMAFQIARVLGVPLDEVFQYPDDDG; from the coding sequence ATGGGTAGGACGACGCGCGTCACGAACCGGATCCGCGCGCTGCGCTTCGCGGCGGACGAGATGACGCAGGCGGAGCTCGCACGGCGCATCGGTGTCACGCGGCAGACCGTCATCGCCATCGAGCAGGGCCGCTACTCGCCCACGCTCGAGATGGCCTTCCAGATCGCGCGGGTGCTCGGGGTCCCGCTCGACGAGGTCTTCCAGTACCCCGACGACGACGGCTGA
- a CDS encoding DUF4386 domain-containing protein, which produces MTPQRTARLAGLLYLVVAVLGGWAHLVARGQVLVPDDAAATAAAVAAHEGAMRLAVAADALQATAFALFGLTLQRLLHHVHARAAAAVVLGTWLSAAMVLVTLTFHVGALLVVTDPAVHGAVSDPDGLALLLLDLQDALYGLAGVTFFLWMAPMALLVARSGMFVRFAGTVVGAGAVSWLVSAVVVAVAGMPESVETLLVVPASVAEVGLLVHLLVGVRTPAGPASRTTPAGPGTTAPAAQVAAPA; this is translated from the coding sequence ATGACACCCCAGCGCACCGCCCGCCTCGCGGGCCTCCTCTACCTCGTCGTCGCCGTGCTCGGCGGGTGGGCGCACCTCGTCGCGCGCGGCCAGGTGCTCGTGCCCGACGACGCCGCCGCGACCGCCGCGGCCGTCGCCGCCCACGAGGGCGCGATGCGCCTCGCCGTCGCCGCGGACGCGCTCCAGGCCACCGCGTTCGCGCTGTTCGGCCTGACCCTGCAGCGGCTGCTGCACCACGTCCACGCACGCGCGGCGGCGGCGGTCGTCCTCGGCACGTGGCTCAGCGCCGCGATGGTGCTGGTGACGCTCACCTTCCACGTCGGGGCGCTGCTCGTCGTGACCGACCCCGCGGTGCACGGCGCCGTCAGCGACCCCGACGGGCTCGCGCTGCTGCTGCTCGACCTGCAGGACGCGCTCTACGGGCTCGCCGGCGTGACGTTCTTCCTGTGGATGGCCCCCATGGCGCTGCTCGTCGCGCGGTCGGGGATGTTCGTGCGGTTCGCCGGGACTGTCGTCGGTGCGGGTGCGGTGTCGTGGCTCGTGTCCGCGGTCGTCGTGGCCGTCGCCGGGATGCCCGAGAGCGTGGAGACGCTGCTCGTCGTGCCCGCGTCCGTCGCCGAGGTCGGGCTGCTCGTCCACCTGCTCGTCGGCGTGCGTACGCCCGCCGGGCCCGCGTCGCGCACCACGCCCGCCGGCCCCGGCACCACCGCGCCGGCGGCACAGGTGGCAGCACCGGCCTGA
- a CDS encoding MFS transporter, giving the protein MPNRIVETVVPPRLGTGFRWLLASSWTTNLGDGIVLAAGPLLVASRTDDAFLVALAALLQWLPPLLFGLWAGALTDRLDRRRLVVTVNALRVVVLVLLASAVLLDAAPIALVLAAMFLLGTAETFADNASSTLVPMLVQRDDLVVANSRIQAGFVTVNQLAGPPIGAALFALGQSVPFFAEALLVAAGAVMVSRLDLPPVHTEREPTHIRHDIAEGVRWVLHHAAVRTLVLTILIFNVTFGAAWSVLVLYAQQRLGLGAVGFGLVTTVQAAGGLLATFGYGWLTARVSLANLMRIGLVLETLTHLALALTTTAWFAMVVFFVFGAHAFVWGTTSVTIRQRAVPTALQGRVGSVNLVGVFGGLVIGAGIGGLLAQHYGVTAPFWFAFVGSAVFVVLIWRQLRHVAHADEQDAPEPL; this is encoded by the coding sequence GTGCCGAACCGGATCGTCGAGACCGTCGTCCCGCCGCGGCTCGGCACCGGGTTCCGGTGGCTGCTCGCGTCGTCGTGGACGACCAACCTCGGTGACGGCATCGTCCTCGCCGCGGGCCCGCTGCTGGTCGCGTCGCGCACCGACGACGCGTTCCTCGTCGCCCTCGCCGCGCTGCTGCAGTGGCTGCCGCCGCTGCTGTTCGGGCTGTGGGCGGGGGCGCTGACCGACCGGCTGGACCGGCGCCGGCTCGTCGTGACGGTCAACGCGCTGCGGGTCGTCGTCCTCGTGCTGCTCGCGTCGGCGGTGCTCCTCGACGCGGCCCCGATCGCGCTCGTGCTGGCGGCGATGTTCCTGCTCGGCACGGCCGAGACGTTCGCGGACAACGCGTCGTCGACGCTCGTCCCGATGCTCGTGCAGCGCGACGACCTCGTCGTGGCCAACTCCCGGATCCAGGCGGGCTTCGTCACCGTCAACCAGCTCGCCGGACCGCCGATCGGCGCCGCGCTGTTCGCGCTCGGGCAGTCCGTGCCGTTCTTCGCGGAGGCGCTGCTCGTCGCGGCGGGCGCCGTGATGGTGTCGCGCCTCGACCTGCCGCCCGTGCACACCGAGCGCGAGCCGACCCACATCCGGCACGACATCGCCGAGGGCGTGCGGTGGGTCCTGCACCACGCGGCCGTCCGCACGCTGGTCCTGACGATCCTCATCTTCAACGTGACGTTCGGCGCCGCCTGGTCGGTGCTCGTGCTGTACGCGCAGCAGCGGCTGGGGCTCGGCGCGGTCGGCTTCGGCCTGGTCACGACTGTGCAGGCCGCGGGAGGGCTCCTCGCGACGTTCGGCTACGGGTGGCTCACGGCGCGCGTCAGCCTCGCGAACCTCATGCGCATCGGCCTGGTCCTCGAGACGCTCACGCACCTCGCGCTCGCGCTCACGACGACGGCCTGGTTCGCGATGGTCGTGTTCTTCGTCTTCGGCGCGCACGCGTTCGTGTGGGGCACGACGTCGGTGACGATCCGGCAGCGGGCCGTGCCGACGGCGCTGCAGGGGCGGGTTGGCAGCGTCAACCTCGTCGGGGTGTTCGGCGGGCTCGTGATCGGTGCCGGGATCGGCGGGCTGCTCGCGCAGCACTACGGCGTGACGGCGCCGTTCTGGTTCGCGTTCGTCGGGTCGGCG